The genomic segment AGTGGGCACCGCAGACCAAATGCGGGCGGTGAAACTGGTCTTCCCCGTGGCACCAGCCCCGTTCAACCGGTGGTTCCGGTGCAGCTGGCAGGCCAGGTGGTCGATCCAGGTAGAGACGGAAACCCGGGCTCTGTGGGAAACGCTGGTGGCGGCGGCCGAACCGCAACTTGCCGGCGTGGCCCCCTTCGAGGAGGCCACGCTCTTCCTGCGGTACGTGCGGCCCCGATCCGCCGACGCAGACGCGTTTGACTACAGCGTGAAGTACCTGGTGGATGCTCTGGTCCGCGCCGGCCTGCTGGCAGGGGACGAGGGAAACCGCCTGCGCTACCAGGTGGAAGTGGTCACCGACCCCCAGTCTGCCGGCTCCGTGGAGCTCATCATCGTGGAAGGAGATGCTTTGTCCCGCCCCCAATTCGTACCAGTCGAGGTTGGAGTCGTCTTACCCGAACGGGTGAACGCCCACGAATAATTTTCCGGTTGAAGGCCCTGCCAAACCAACTGCGGCAATGGGTTGCGCCCCCCTCCGGGCTGTTCTGGGCAAAACCCGAAGCCGCTTGCATTTCGGGCGTAAGGGTTTGCGGGAAAACCAGCCCAAGGCAGGGAGCACGGCAGCAAGCGGGGTAGAGAGGAGGTGGTGGCGCTGGAGAGTTCCGTGCGGGACGGAATCCTGAAGGACCTGGCGCGCGTCGAGGCGATGTGGCTGAGTGATGTGTGCGATCTTTGGTGCGGCGGTGACAGAGACCGTTGCACGCGGGTAGTACAGGACCTGGTCAGACGCCGGTTGGTGAGCGAGCGCCGTGCCCGTAGCGATGCGCGCCGGCGGTACCTGGTGCTCAGGACAAGGGGTGCCGCCGCCGCCGGCCTTAAGGTGAGGCCGCGTGGCTCCCGGACAACGGTGGCCGCCGGTGAGCACCTTGCGAACCACGGCTCCTTGTTCGCGGAGTTTGTCCGGAATGGGGTGGACCGGGAAAACATCCTCGTTGGGCGGGAGCTCACCCGCGTGGCAAGCCTTCCAGTCCAACCCAGACCTGTTGTCGGCCTGATCCGAGGTTCCCAGCTCACCGTCGTCGTACTGGCCCCTATGGGTTGGAAAACGTGGCGGCGCCTCCTTGAGAATGCCCGTGGGATTACCGAGTGGGTGTTTCTCTCACGGGACAACCGCACCTGGTCTCGCCAGCTGGACGGTTGGATAGAGGGCAGGTGTGGCACCCCCACCTGGATACCCAGACCCACCTGGTCGGTTGCCACCTTGCTCAAGTGGCTGGATGACCGCAACCGCGCGGCTTGGGAGGCAGCTCGCGCGGCTTCCCTCCAAGGTCTCAACCTCGTGCCCGCCGCCAGCAGGGGAGGTCGGCGGCCGAAGAGCGACGAGCAGGAATTCTGGTGCTATGTCCGCGGGGATCTCTATCTTCTGGAGGACTTCCGCGGCTTTCCGGTCCACCGGCTGTGCGTTCTAGGGGATCCGGTCAGCGGGGCGCGCAGGCGCCTCGGCTGTTCCGGTGTGGTGGCTTTTGTGGAAACGCCACACGATGCCACCCGTCTGGCGCGGTACCTGGGCGTCGGTGCTCCCTGGTTGTTCCTCGTGGGTGAGGACAAATTCCAGCTCCTGCGCCTCGAGGGGGAAAAGCTGGTTCCCGTTGCTGGAGGTGTTGCCCCTTGAAAGTTGTCGTCCCCGCGGATGAGGTCGCTCTGGTCGAGCGCCGACTGGCGATGGCCGAAGGGCGCGTGCGTTCCCTGGCCCGCGCGGTCGCCATGGGGGTCCAGCGCCAGGTGGTGGCGCCCGTGCCCTGGGACCCGGGCTGGTGCCTGTCCTGCTTCCCGCGCCTCCGCCTGGCTCGCGGCTGGACGCTCGTTGGTTACCTGGTCGCCTGTCCCGGCAGGGTGAGGACGCTGCACGCTGTCTGCGGGGGCCGGCCGCCTGGTGTCGGCTGGCTCAAGGAGCAGGTGGACGATCTGGAGTGGGCTCCCTGGCTCAATGCCGCCCCGCGCCGGTGGCCCGTTGAGGTCAACCCCTTCCTGGAAATAGCCGTGCGCACGGACGGCACCCCCGAAGGTCGGTGGCAGTTGGCGCTGTTCGTGCGGCGGCTGCGCAGCCTTGGCTGCGTGGGTATGATCAACATGCTCCCGGCTGGCCGGCTGGTGAAGTCGGCGCTCGACCTTGCCGGGAAGCCCTGGGCGCGTGCCGGCAGTCGCTTCCCCTCGCAGTGGCTCCCGACCGTGTGGACGCTACCCGGCAGCGTAGTAGCGCAGTGGCACGAAAGGGTTGCATACGAAGACGGAACGGAGGAGGTGGTGCGGCTGTGGGCGCGAAGCGCGACCGGCCAGGTGTACATGACCAGGCGGGCGACGAGCGTTCTCGTGTCCCCCTCCCGGGCTGGGGAGTGACGCCCTGGGACTTCCGCGGCGTCGAGCACGGGGTGGCCTTTGACCTGGTCGACCTGCTGAGCCAGCTGGCCTCCGAGTGCGGCCCCAGGCGGTACGCGTCGGTGCGGGCGTCGGATCTCGGCTGGCCGCTGGCATCCGCCCCTAGGCTGCGCGTTCCGCCCGGCCGCAGGCGGCGCCTGCCTGCCAGGTGGCTCCTCAGGAGGATAGCCCGTGTGATGGGCCTTGAGTGCCGTGCCCGCGACAGCGCGTCTTGGCGCACGCCCGCCGATTTCGTCCGCTGGGCCGCCGCGCGCCTCGACCCTGTCCCGCAGGATCTCGGGGACGAGCCTTGCTGGTGTGGCAGCGGCAGACCGCTCGGTTCCTGCTGCGCCGTCCGGTACCGTCCCAGGCGCGTTCTCGCGCGGATGCCGGCGGGCAGGCGCCGGACGGCGGTTTCGACACCGGCCCGCGCGGACTGAGAACGGAGAAAGGGGGCATGGTATGTGGCGCGTGTGTGGGAGATGCTCAAGCGCGCCAAGGTGCATGCAGGTGCCGATCCCGACCGCGTCGTCTGGGTGTCGGCTGTGACCGTGGCCCGGCTCAAGTGGTGCCACTGGGCCGCGGTGGTGGAGGCCAGGGAAGCTGAGCCGGCGGTGTTCCGCGCCTGGTTGGCCGACCGGGTGCAGCTGGCCCTGGCCCAGGGGGTGGTCAGGGCAGTTCCGGTTTCCCCGGAGGACCTGCTCGACCTGGCCCTGTCGGATGCCGTGGCCGGAGGCGAGGTGCTGGGCGGCGACGGCCTGCTGGGGCTGTCCCTGCTGCCCGGTGGGGTCTCGGGCGGCGGGCCCAGGCGGTGGGTCCGGGAAAAGGGCCTGTTCCTGTGCGCCGAGCCGGACGGCTCGGAGGGCAGCGCCGTGATCGAGCGCGAGCCCCTGCCTGCCTTCCCGGCCCGGTTTGCCTGGCCGGTGATGGAGCTACACGCCGACCTCTGCGGGCTGGCCTTCGGGGCCGGGTGGAGGCGGGTCTTCCTGGATGGCGAACGGCGCGACGCCCCTGTGGACCTGGCGGCCGCCGCGTCCGCCCTGGAGGTGTTCCGGGAGCTGGAGGCGGGGGCGCGCGACCCTGTTCCGCCGCAGTCCTGGAAGTGCCGGGAATGCGAGGTCTGGGAGGGCTGCATCCTGGGTCCGAAGTAGAGGAGGTGCCCCGGTGGCCAAGTGGCTCGGGCTGGCGCTGGTAGGCGCCAGCCTCCTGTGTTTTCTTGCGCGTTTCGTGATGGCGGTGGCCGACCTGGCCCGTCTCCCCCGGCTCTGGAGACACGGGAAGACCGTTGAGTCCCGGCGGTGGCGGCTGGCGCGGCCGGCCCTGACCGGTGCGGGAGTCCTGCTGTTGCTGGCCGGGATGCGCCTTGCCGGGCTCCCGCTGTCCTGAGGGTGCTGAAACGCTTCGCGGGAAGCCGGGTGGAACGGGCGTGGTCGTGGCCGCTTGCGCAGGCCGGTTTGGCGCGCTGGAATCATGGTTCGCTCCGAGCGCGGCGCCGCGCCGGGGGAGATGGAGCCCGCGTAGTTGGCGCGGCTGCGTCCGCGCTGTGATCCTGGCCTTGTCCGCGGCATGCTTTGGTCAGACCGGCTCCCGCGGCCGTGCGGCGGGTGAGCGTGCAGGCAGTTTCCGAGGAGCGTGCCTACCGCCGGCCGTTTGAGCCGGAGGTGGCGGCGCGCATCCTCGGGGCTCTGGGTGTGGGCGGTTTTGCGAAGGTGGTGCAGTGCTGGGTCGACTGGACCTGCTGTTTCCCGCGCGGCCGGCGGTTCTGGTGAAGATGCTGGAGAACTGGCGGGTCGGCGGGGAGGACACCGGGGTTCCCGTGGAGCGGGTGTTCTACCTGCGGCATGAAAAGGGCGAGTGGTACCTGGACGGGAGATGTCGGGTCCTGCCTAACGAGCTGGACGTGGTGTTCGACCGCGGACCCACGGGGAAGCCAGGGAGCTTCCTGGAGTCGCTGGAGGAGCAGGCGTACGAGGAGGTGATGGCCGCCGGGGCGTGGTAAGGGTGCGGCACTTACTGGCCGCCGCTGGCCACCTGGTGCTCGTGTCTCCAAGCCCGCGTGGAGAAGCAAACGTGCGGTGTGGTCTTGATTTCACCCGGGAAAGGAGGGGGAAAGATGCTGCAAGATGTGGCCAGGCCCAGGGCGCGGAAAGTCCCAGGCGCGCTCAGCCCAAGGGTCAAGGTGGCGGTTGGTATCGCGGCCGTCGTGTTTCTTTTCCTGGTGTTCCGGTTCTGGGTCGTGGTACCCGCCGGGCACCGGGGCGTCGTGCTCCAGTTCGGGGCCGTCAAGGGGGCGATAGGCGAGGGGCTGCACTTCGTGCTGCCGGTGGTGCGGCAGGTAGAGCTGGTGGACGTACGCGTGCAGAAGACGGAGACGGAGGCGCAGGCGGCGTCGCGCGACCTGCAGACGGTGCGTAGCCTGATCGCGGTGAACTACCATGTCGACGCTTCCGCGGTGGACGACCTGTACCGCAGGGTCGGGATGCATTACGCAGCCACCATCATTGCCCCAGCCGTGCAGGAGTGTGTGAAGGCGGTGACGGCGCAATACACCGCGGAGGAACTCATCACCGAGCGCCAGCAGGTCTCCGCCCGGATGGCGGAACAGCTGGGGGCGAAGCTGGCCCCGTACGGGATCGTGGTTGACGGCTTCAACGTCGTCAACTTCGACTTCTCGGAGGAGTTCAACCGGGCCATCGAGGCCAAGCAGGCCGCGGAGCAGCTTGCGCTGAAGGCCCAGCGTGACCTGGAGCGGGTGAAGATCGAGGCGGAGCAGAAGCTGACCCAGGCCCGTGCCGAGGCCGAAGCGCTGAAGATCCAGAAGCAGGAGGTCACGCCCGAACTGTTGCGCCTGCGGGAGATTGAGGCGACGCTGAAGGCGATTGAGAAGTGGGACGGCAGGCTGCCACAGGTGACCGGGGGCGCGGTGCCGTTTCTGAGCGTGCTAGGCGGTGGAGCAGCGGGGGGCAAGTAGGAGCCTGGGGCCTGAGGGGGTGGGTGTCGTGGTGGCAGGGCTGCCGCACGGGCTTTCCCGGGCAGCGTGCGCGGAGGGTCGTTCGCTCGGGGCTGCCCTGCGGTCGGAGGCTGGGTGTGCGGACGATGCCGTGCGGCTTGGTACGCTTTTGGCCTTTGGCCTCGGGTATTTCGGCAGCTTCCTGGCGCTCTATCCCCCGGGGGCCCGCCTCGGTGCCCTCTGCACTGTCTTCTGGGGACCCGGTTGGGGGCAGCGGGCGGCGGCTATGGCGGCCGTGGCGGTTTACGCGGCTGCCCTGGGCGGGTGCGTGGCGTCCCTCATCCGCGGACGAGGACATGCACGCTGACGTGGGGGTGCTGCACGTGGACTTTGCGGAGTTCTGCGCTGCCTCTCCGGCCCTGCTGGGGCTGGACCTGCGGAGCTACAGGCCGGACGTGCTCGAGCGCAGGCTGGAGGGTTTCCTGGCCTGGGTGCGCGCCGGGAGCTATGACGGCCTGGTGCGGATGCTCCGGGATGGCCGCCTGGAGCCCGGGGCGCTGCTGGACTGGTTCGTCCCCAAGGTCTCGCGGTTCTTCCGCGACAGCGACCG from the Bacillota bacterium genome contains:
- a CDS encoding SEC-C domain-containing protein, producing MTPWDFRGVEHGVAFDLVDLLSQLASECGPRRYASVRASDLGWPLASAPRLRVPPGRRRRLPARWLLRRIARVMGLECRARDSASWRTPADFVRWAAARLDPVPQDLGDEPCWCGSGRPLGSCCAVRYRPRRVLARMPAGRRRTAVSTPARAD
- a CDS encoding prohibitin family protein codes for the protein MLQDVARPRARKVPGALSPRVKVAVGIAAVVFLFLVFRFWVVVPAGHRGVVLQFGAVKGAIGEGLHFVLPVVRQVELVDVRVQKTETEAQAASRDLQTVRSLIAVNYHVDASAVDDLYRRVGMHYAATIIAPAVQECVKAVTAQYTAEELITERQQVSARMAEQLGAKLAPYGIVVDGFNVVNFDFSEEFNRAIEAKQAAEQLALKAQRDLERVKIEAEQKLTQARAEAEALKIQKQEVTPELLRLREIEATLKAIEKWDGRLPQVTGGAVPFLSVLGGGAAGGK